In a genomic window of Ipomoea triloba cultivar NCNSP0323 chromosome 3, ASM357664v1:
- the LOC116013707 gene encoding 8-hydroxygeraniol dehydrogenase-like produces MAETSYETQHPVKAFGWAARETSGVLSPFKFSRRETGEKDVQFKVLYCGVCHSDLHQLKNEWGNTTYPIVPGHEIAGVVTEVGSKVEKFKVGDKVGVGCLVGSCRNCDNCADDLENYCPGNIQTYNANGVITYGGYSDIMVADEHYVLRWPENLPMEAAPLLCAGITTYSPLKYFGLDKPGMNIGVVGLGGLGHMAVKFAKAFGAKVTVISTSASKKQEAIERLGADSFLISRDPEQMQAAMNTLDGIIDTVSAVHPVLPLLCLLKTNGKLVMVGAPEKPLDLPVFPLLMGRKLVAGSCIGGIKETQEMLDFSAKHNITPDVEIVPMDYINTALERLVKADVKYRFVLDIGNTLKSA; encoded by the exons ATGGCAGAAACTTCATATGAAACCCAACACCCAGTGAAGGCCTTTGGATGGGCAGCCAGGGAGACCTCTGGAGTTCTTTCTCCGTTTAAGTTTTCCAGAAG GGAAACGGGCGAAAAGGATGTGCAATTCAAGGTTTTGTACTGTGGGGTATGCCACTCTGATCTTCACCAACTCAAGAATGAATGGGGTAACACTACCTATCCCATTGTACCCGG GCACGAAATTGCGGGTGTGGTGACTGAGGTTGGGAGCAAGGTGGAGAAATTTAAGGTTGGGGACAAAGTAGGTGTGGGGTGTCTGGTGGGATCCTGTCGCAATTGTGACAATTGTGCCGATGATCTTGAAAACTACTGCCCTGGGAATATACAAACCTACAATGCTAATGGTGTCATCACATATGGCGGTTACTCCGACATCATGGTCGCCGACGAGCACTATGTGCTGAGATGGCCGGAGAATTTACCCATGGAGGCTGCTCCTCTGCTGTGCGCTGGAATCACAACTTATAGCCCCTTGAAATACTTTGGACTTGACAAGCCCGGAATGAACATTGGAGTTGTGGGTCTAGGTGGGCTTGGCCATATGGCTGTGAAGTTCGCCAAGGCTTTTGGAGCTAAGGTGACAGTGATTAGCACCTCTGCTAGTAAAAAGCAAGAGGCAATTGAACGTCTCGGTGCTGACTCGTTCTTGATCAGCCGTGACCCAGAACAAATGCAG GCTGCAATGAACACATTGGACGGTATAATAGACACAGTTTCTGCAGTTCACCCTGTTTTGCCATTACTGTGTTTATTGAAAACTAATGGAAAGCTGGTAATGGTTGGTGCCCCAGAAAAGCCACTTGACTTGCCTGTGTTTCCTTTGCTCATGG GTAGGAAGTTAGTGGCGGGAAGTTGCATTGGTGGAATTAAGGAGACTCAAGAAATGCTCGACTTCTCGGCAAAGCACAACATAACACCAGATGTTGAGATTGTTCCGATGGATTACATCAACACTGCCCTGGAACGTCTCGTCAAGGCTGATGTCAAGTATAGATTTGTGTTGGATATCGGCAACACATTAAAATCTGCATAG
- the LOC116013706 gene encoding rhamnogalacturonate lyase B-like codes for MASKTTGADVRLWWFSIVVYYLLLFASSVNAARSTPGSDSQEMKLSTPLRLQITDKQVVMENGFITVTLSNPNGGIAGIQCQGISNVLEYGLKETNRGYWDIMWSMPGTSTSNFDTLPATQFSVITADQNQIEVSFTKTYNPNDSSSVPMNFDKRYVMLPGRSGFYTYAIYDHPEGWPDVDIGETRLAVKLQRKLFNYMAISDEIQRVMPSDQDRSTGDPLDYKEAVLLTKPSNPSLKGEVDDKYQYSLENKDIKVHGWVCPNPHVGFWIITGGDEFRSGGPIKQDLTSHVGPTALSVFFSGHYAGNDYSISLRNGEAWKKVFGPVFIYLNSDQGTDPKSLWENAKQQMVLETKSWPYDFPMSEDYPSATQRGTVSGQLLIRDRYLSQQLMPAKSAYVGLAPPGLAGSWQEDVKGYQFWTQTDDNGYFKISAVRPGNYSLYGWAPGILGDYKYNVDVNINPGDEINLGELVFDPPRNGPTLWEIGIPDRKAAEFFVPDPAPKLMNYALLNHTEKYRQYGLWDRYTAVYPHEDLSYRVGQSDYRKDWFFAHVNRKVGDTYEPTTWRILFPLENVNATGTYTLQIALASSNFAKIQVWINSDPGTRMPGFTTSGNGRDNAIARHGSHGLYSLSSFEFPGNMVVNGENTIYLRQPRGGYRFNGAMYDYIRLEGPSY; via the exons ATGGCAAGCAAGACTACTGGAGCAGATGTTCGGTTATGGTGGTTCTCTATTGTTGTTTACTACCTCTTGCTCTTTGCTTCTTCTGTTAACGCTGCTAG GTCAACTCCGGGAAGCGACAGTCAAGAGATGAAACTATCAACCCCGTTGAGACTCCAAATCACAGATAAACAA GTGGTGATGGAGAATGGCTTCATAACAGTCACGTTATCCAATCCAAATGGAGGAATTGCAGGGATTCAGTGCCAAGGAATTAGTAATGTACTGGAATATGGTCTTAAAGAAACAAATAGAGG GTATTGGGATATTATGTGGAGCATGCCAGGGACAAGCACGAGCAACTTTGATAC GCTTCCAGCAACACAGTTCAGCGTAATAACAGCAGACCAGAACCAAATTGAAGTCTCCTTTACAAAGACGTACAATCCAAATGATTCTTCAAGTGTTCCTATGAACTTTGATAAGAg GTATGTAATGCTGCCTGGCCGTTCTGGCTTCTACACCTACGCCATATACGATCACCCTGAAGGATGGCCTGATGTAGACATCGGTGAAACTCGACTTGCTGTCAAACTGCAAAGAAAACT GTTCAACTATATGGCAATATCAGATGAGATACAGAGAGTGATGCCGAGTGACCAAGATCGATCGACTGGGGACCCTCTTGACTACAAAGAAGCTGTTTTGCTAACCAAACCATCCAATCCTAGCTTGAAAGGAGAG GTGGACGACAAATACCAATACTCCTTAGAAAACAAGGATATTAAGGTACACGGGTGGGTTTGCCCCAATCCACATGTTGGGTTTTGGATCATCACGGGAGGGGATGAGTTCCGCTCAGGAGGACCAATAAAACAAGACCTCACTTCGCATGTCGGTCCAACTGCCTTATCG GTATTCTTCAGTGGTCATTATGCTGGTAACGATTATAGTATTAGCTTGCGAAATGGTGAAGCCTGGAAAAAGGTTTTTGGACCagtttttatttatctaaacTCTGATCAAGGCACTGACCCAAAAAGTCTCTGGGAAAATGCCAAACAACAG ATGGTTTTAGAAACTAAAAGTTGGCCTTATGATTTCCCAATGTCTGAAGACTATCCCAGTGCCACTCAAAGGGGCACAGTTTCAGGCCAACTACTAATCCGTGATAG GTATCTGAGTCAACAGCTTATGCCAGCAAAATCTGCATATGTGGGTCTGGCTCCACCAGGACTTGCTGGATCTTGGCAAGAAGATGTCAAG GGCTACCAATTTTGGACACAAACAGACGACAACGGGTACTTCAAGATTAGTGCTGTTAGGCCTGGAAACTATAGTTTGTATGGTTGGGCCCCCGGAATCCTTGGAGATTACAAATACAACGTTGACGTTAATATCAATCCAG GAGATGAAATTAATCTGGGTGAGCTTGTCTTTGATCCTCCAAGAAATGGTCCAACTTTATGGGAAATCGGTATCCCTGATCGAAAGGCTGCAGAATTCTTTGTCCCTGATCCTGCCCCGAAGTTAATGAACTATGCTTTACTAAATCATACTGAAAA GTATAGACAATATGGACTATGGGATCGTTATACAGCTGTATATCCTCATGAAGATTTGTCTTACAGAGTTGGACAAAGTGATTACCGAAAAGACTGGTTCTTTGCTCACGTAAACAG GAAAGTTGGGGACACATATGAACCAACGACATGGAGAATTTTGTTCCCTCTCGAGAATGTTAACGCGACAGGAACCTATACACTTCAAATAGCGTTAGCTTCTTCCAATTTTGCGAAAATTCAGGTTTGGATTAACAGTGATCCTGGTACGAGAATGCCCGGATTCACAACAAGCGGAAATGGAAGGGACAATGCAATTGCGAGACATGGAAGTCATGGGTTGTATAGTCTATCGAGCTTTGAGTTCCCAGGAAATATGGTTGTGAATGGAGAAAACACAATATATTTGAGGCAGCCAAGAGGAGGATATCGGTTCAATGGAGCCATGTATGACTACATCCGTTTGGAAGGGCCAAGCTACTGA